The segment TATTTTATGTACCTAACCTCAATTCTCATTGGTTAGAAATCAAGATGGACATGTGTCCAAATTATTGTAATGATCTTATTGGCCAGAAGCAAGTTtgttttaacaaaccctaattaggtttttcatcttgtaatctcggccaatgatctcaaatcgatctgagcctttgaattgtaatgagctctctatataaggttcaatcttctcatttgtaagggggaATAGTGAATAGTTGATAGGTGTTAATAGTTAGATCATTaaaatagaagttagattaggagaggGCGAGGATTGTTTCTAGAATCTTGttgtaaagagcatatgatttcattgaagctatggtgaattAATGTGTTACTTCAACAAGtcgcatggtctctacttctcaattcatttactttcatgttgaatAGTTGAATGATAGAACGTTGTGCATGGTTAATGGTGAAattcctaatccataccactagcagtttgttgattgcaaattcgccatgtgtggtcaactggaatacttgaatgagcttaagttcaattgttaatcaatcattgatatgcattcaattaatggtgtctatgcttgataatgatttgaaaatcatctaatttccttagaagattgcactaagctttgtggagttgttgctttgcatgtcaaagcaaggcgTAGTGGAGTTCCACCAAAGATCATTCATTGTCTCTTGCATTCCTAGGAGTAGCGTAGTCTTCCTAAACTCTAcgtcttttgtcctttttttttaaTTCTCCAAGCAAGTAGATAGAATCAaagttccagcaattcaagcattcatgtacaaTGTAAGGTGCCTTgaagaaacaacaatcacaacgaccaactgtgcttatccacaagTCGTGACCTGacattaggaaccttggagtcttccaattgatcacgaagtttagcatttgggaagattttgttcaagagaggataagataccttggtattttattgtgtttgattgtgcataaaaaacacatcaacaggtttgTCAGCCAATCACTCTGTATGATCATCAATGAGGTCACACTTTTGACTATGTCAAATTCAACAATTCTTTTCACTCCAATATGCTGTCAGCTACTCCAGGAAATAAATCCTCATTTCCAAACAATTTTTGTCATCCCATTATTCAAGTCATAGCTATCATGATTTCTTTTCACATTCCCCTTTACTGCCTCATCACTAGTACCGTCATACCTCCCAAGTTAACATTGGAGCAGCATTCTCTCATTCTTGTTTAATGTTGTTCACATAGAGGTGGATAAACATCAGTTAACAAATTCGAGGCTCGCTTATAGAAATGTTATTGTCTTCCACCTATCATGCTTTTGCAGAATTATTAAATTTCAAAATAGTAAACCTCTGGTTCTGCACAAAGATCCTTACTGTGCTTTTCTCCTCAAAACTCTCAGTTGCAACTGTATCTGTTAGGGTACTCTGAATTTGCCCCTTTTGCTACGTATTCAATCCTGTTACTCCAGATTTTCCAGAAAAAAACACCTTAAAGGAGAGGCTTGAGAAGTAAATGTTCACCTATATATAAGCAGCGGGAAAGGTCAAATCTAAGAAGAAAACAAAAAGAGTGGCATTGCTGAAAGTATCTAGTATACAGAAGAAAGTGAGCTAAggccactcctaactccaatataATGAGCGAAATAAGCTCTGCTAGCAGCTCTAAGCATGCCATCCCTGTTAGAATGTCCCTGAGCTTCAACAACATGCTTGGCTCTGGTGGAATATTCCTATCCATAAGAAATAAATCAGATGGGAATAAATTGAGCTATCTTGTGGCAATTTCTCTTGTGAATGCCAAACTTTCTTCATCACACCAGTCTCCTTTATTATGTCCACAACCCATGGAGCCCTCCAAAATCCTCTATGTCCATGCCTAATACTCAAAATGTCTTTTCCTCACCCTTTATTCGCTTTATTTATCTTTCACTAAACAAGATTTAGCCCTTTCATCACCCATAATTCTCCAAAATACATCCCACCACCTTGTTAACACTGTTTTAGTCCGTGAATTTCTTGTGTAACACTCCCATTGCCATTTACAACCTTTAATGTAAACCATCCAACTTTAGAGGTTCTGATGCTAAGACAAAAAAAAGCAGACCCTGATTTTCTTGCCATATTTCAAGAAATCTCAGAATACAGATTTTCTTGCTTAAtacaattttaatttgaaattaaaaagaTGTACCAGTTGACTCTTTCATTTGATCTAATATTCTTGGAATTGCATTTTAGGGTCTAGTACTTTTTTTTGCATGGGATATATTCAACCTTTTTTTATGTAGATGcatgatttttcatcattttcacttatgGACATAATGACCATCATAAGGTCTGATGTTAGTTCATTGTATAGCTGGTTACCTTTACAGATTCCGAATGCCCCATGTTTTTCCATATAACTGTATTGACTCATAATCTATCAACATATTTGCAAAGAACTATATATCtagttcaaaattcaaatcaatGAATATTGTCATTTGTTTTTAGCAGTTGTCGCTAACTCACCAAGCTTATAACCTTTCCCTCTTTGTCCGTTCCTTTCAATATTTACCAGCTAATTTCCTAGTCGCATTTTGTTGGTGTTACTTTTCTTTCTTCTAGTAAATATATGGCATATAGACTGTATTGTTCTTGTATGCATGGCACAGTGCTTTAGACAGTTTCTTGCAATCCTGTTCATTTGATCAAGAAAGTTGTTCCCTGTATGGTTCTTGTAGGCATGGCGCACAGTGCTTTAGATAGCTTCTTTCAATCCTGTTTATCTTTTTGATCAGGAAAGGTGCTATCTTTAATAACTTATCTGTTGACCAGGAATGTTAATGGTGCATTTGCTTGTCTTTTGTTAGGCAGTTAGGTGCTCCTGTCATGAGAACAACAGAAGATACATTTATGCAAGTTCTAGAAGAGGCATTAACAACACTGTATGGTTTGATAGGAGGAGCTTTATTGATAGACTTGATTGAATTCAAAGCATTAACTGGTGTGGCAACCTTACGGTGCAGGAAAGGGTAGGTAACATTCAATAGCttgttttcaaatatttaaatgcatGACAATATATTTATTTGACCATGAAAGCAAACACAGGCTTGGATATAAAAGATAAGCCAGAGATATGCTGGCCTATAAACCTATATAGTTTTGTTTTGGTCTCTTCTATTCCATTTGTTTAGAAAGTTCGGCTAATTTTACATATCCCTGTACACAATATCTATCCAAATGTTGATGTACCCCAGGAAGAATTTGCTGACCTTGATGCTCTTTTTTAATACGTATCTTTTCTATGCTTTCTATTATGTACAGTGATGTGCAACGCATCTGGGCTGCAGCAACATTTGTGACTAAGTTCAACAATGTTCCATGTCGACTTAAGGTGCTAGAAGCATCTCCTTCCCTTGTGCCCGATACAGAGTTGGAAAAATAGTCGAGTTCCTGTTTTGTGACAATTGTTGGGTGGGCATAAGGTTAAGGATATGTGGTTGTAAAAGTAGGATAGGTTACGAATTTCTGGCTTCAGTATGAAGTTGGCATCAGAGCTAGCAGACATAGTAAAGGGCTCCCTTTATTGCTACTTGTTATTAAGATGGTTAAGTTGGAGTATGGCTTCTTCATATAGCAGTATGTTTCCTTTTACATGTTTTATTAATTCATCATTGAGGCAATGCTGTTATATTTCAATTCATCTTCTTTCCTATTTCCTTTATTTGTTCAGATTACAAATAAGACACATTTGTGGGGCTTACTCAATGAACATAAATAAATCATAAGAAATGGTCGATGGAGTGTTTCTATATTGCGAGTCATCTTCTTTCCTCTTTTATTCTTTTTTCAGATTGTGAGTAGTGCATATTTATGGTTCAACTCAATGAGCGTGAATAGATCATAGCCAACACATTATGAAGAATGGTGTCAAGACTGTATgctgcaatcctatgacaccattgaatgcattcaaatgctTTGGATTGACAAATCCATAGGATGTTATCTTTTCTGGAAATTTAGAAGCATAGGCATTACTTGCATTCTGTTTCTGTTGTCACTGGCAAA is part of the Cryptomeria japonica chromosome 10, Sugi_1.0, whole genome shotgun sequence genome and harbors:
- the LOC131027731 gene encoding uncharacterized protein LOC131027731 isoform X1 translates to MLKIRKMQDCRSQGQRPVKYTYMRLCLQLGAPVMRTTEDTFMQVLEEALTTLYGLIGGALLIDLIEFKALTGVATLRCRKGDVQRIWAAATFVTKFNNVPCRLKVLEASPSLVPDTELEK
- the LOC131027731 gene encoding uncharacterized protein LOC131027731 isoform X2 gives rise to the protein MQDCRSQGQRPVKYTYMRLCLQLGAPVMRTTEDTFMQVLEEALTTLYGLIGGALLIDLIEFKALTGVATLRCRKGDVQRIWAAATFVTKFNNVPCRLKVLEASPSLVPDTELEK